The following coding sequences lie in one Thalassoglobus polymorphus genomic window:
- a CDS encoding type III polyketide synthase: MRILGLGTALPEHAYQLEDRFEIAEHFFLGTERERKLLPVLYERTGVKRRFSAVLNSSEGPLSERQTLYLPRGSGPEYAGPSITQRMEFFEELSGPLALQAVRNAIADSGISPEQITHLVTVSCTGFSAPGFDLYLLRETPLLPSVQRTHVGFMGCHGGLNGLRVARAIAESDPNASVLLCATELCSLHYQYQGGADQIVSNALFADGSIALVGAGQAVQRSKSTSWIAKDSASHVIPESDDMMTWKVRKLGFEMSLSPKLPQLIEEQVRPWLEGWLAEHQLQLDDIKSWAVHPGGPRILSSFQKAMQLPDEALAHSRYVLQNFGNMSSTTVFFIIQRMLEEQSQLPCLSIGFGPGITIEAALFID, encoded by the coding sequence ATGAGAATACTTGGACTCGGTACCGCACTCCCTGAGCATGCGTATCAATTAGAAGATCGATTTGAAATCGCTGAACACTTTTTTCTCGGAACGGAAAGAGAACGTAAGCTGTTACCGGTTTTGTACGAACGAACCGGTGTGAAGCGACGCTTCAGTGCGGTGTTGAACAGTTCCGAGGGGCCGTTATCCGAACGGCAGACCTTGTATCTTCCACGTGGCAGCGGTCCTGAGTACGCAGGCCCTTCAATCACTCAGCGGATGGAGTTCTTCGAAGAACTCTCTGGTCCACTCGCCTTGCAAGCGGTTCGCAATGCCATTGCGGACTCAGGCATCTCACCGGAGCAAATCACGCATCTCGTGACGGTCTCATGCACCGGCTTCTCCGCTCCCGGATTCGACTTATATTTACTCAGAGAAACCCCTCTGCTGCCCTCTGTGCAACGGACCCATGTCGGATTTATGGGGTGTCACGGTGGGCTGAACGGGCTTCGTGTCGCGAGAGCCATCGCTGAAAGCGACCCGAACGCCTCTGTTCTACTCTGTGCCACAGAACTGTGCTCTTTGCATTATCAGTATCAAGGAGGCGCCGATCAGATTGTTTCCAATGCATTATTTGCAGATGGTTCAATCGCTCTCGTTGGCGCAGGTCAAGCAGTTCAGCGGTCGAAATCGACCTCATGGATTGCGAAAGATTCCGCTTCTCATGTCATTCCCGAGAGCGATGACATGATGACCTGGAAGGTCCGGAAGCTGGGGTTTGAAATGTCCTTGTCTCCCAAGTTGCCTCAATTGATTGAAGAACAAGTCAGGCCGTGGTTAGAAGGCTGGTTGGCGGAGCATCAACTTCAACTGGACGACATCAAGAGCTGGGCGGTTCACCCGGGCGGGCCTCGTATCCTCTCTTCGTTTCAGAAAGCGATGCAACTTCCCGATGAAGCCTTAGCTCATTCGCGATACGTTCTCCAAAACTTTGGAAACATGAGTTCCACCACAGTCTTCTTTATTATTCAGCGAATGCTCGAAGAACAAAGTCAACTTCCTTGCCTTAGCATCGGCTTTGGACCGGGGATCACGATTGAAGCAGCTTTATTTATTGATTGA
- a CDS encoding NAD(P)/FAD-dependent oxidoreductase — protein sequence MKESQPLTSLTTTLWDAIVIGAGPAGATSAFLLAKSGQKVLLIDKKRFPREKVCGCCLSGRAVQTLSELGLAEVLAGAVNCESFVLGANQRQLRLKTSNGLTISRSVLDERLAKRAIEAGATFLQEASATILEHPGNIREVAISQDNQRQTVQGKIVLACGGLAHRILPDARAEKIAQHNKIGFSTILPSSKLYESQTIYMATGPAGYVGLVVLEDGRLNLAAALRSDTIRKNKNLAAIISDLIRSAGFPVPSGIDSTEWTGTPLLSRRRSHVAGERLFILGDAAGYVEPFTGEGMAWAFSSAQAGLPVFLSAIEHWDDKLIEQWEQTYRQAVSQRQWSIGFLKRVMRFPKLISTALVVLRCVPFLATPIIKSIHGEPSEKSYSS from the coding sequence GTGAAAGAATCTCAGCCGCTCACCTCTCTTACAACTACTCTCTGGGATGCCATTGTGATCGGAGCCGGTCCAGCAGGGGCGACATCGGCGTTTTTGTTGGCAAAGAGTGGTCAAAAAGTTTTACTGATTGACAAAAAACGATTCCCGCGTGAGAAAGTTTGCGGCTGTTGCCTGAGTGGTCGTGCAGTGCAAACGTTGTCTGAACTCGGCTTAGCAGAAGTGCTGGCCGGAGCGGTGAACTGCGAAAGTTTCGTCTTGGGAGCGAACCAACGTCAGCTTCGATTGAAAACTTCGAACGGCCTGACAATCTCGCGATCCGTACTGGATGAAAGGCTGGCCAAACGCGCAATCGAGGCAGGCGCAACTTTTCTTCAGGAAGCCAGCGCCACGATTCTTGAACATCCCGGAAACATACGTGAAGTCGCAATCAGTCAGGACAACCAACGCCAAACTGTACAGGGCAAAATCGTGCTGGCTTGTGGAGGCTTAGCACACCGCATCTTACCTGATGCGCGAGCTGAGAAGATCGCTCAACATAACAAAATTGGCTTCTCCACCATTCTTCCGTCCTCTAAACTTTATGAATCTCAGACCATCTACATGGCGACCGGTCCGGCAGGGTATGTGGGGCTGGTTGTTCTTGAAGATGGTCGATTAAATTTGGCGGCAGCTTTACGATCTGACACAATTCGAAAAAACAAAAACTTGGCTGCAATCATCTCTGATCTAATTCGGTCAGCTGGTTTTCCAGTCCCAAGTGGAATCGATTCGACTGAGTGGACGGGAACTCCGCTGCTGAGTCGTCGCCGCAGTCACGTTGCAGGAGAAAGGCTCTTCATCCTTGGCGATGCTGCAGGGTATGTGGAACCTTTTACGGGAGAAGGGATGGCCTGGGCGTTTTCAAGTGCTCAAGCAGGACTCCCAGTCTTCCTTTCAGCAATCGAACACTGGGACGACAAACTCATTGAACAATGGGAACAGACTTATCGTCAAGCTGTCTCTCAACGGCAGTGGAGTATTGGCTTTCTTAAACGTGTCATGCGGTTTCCCAAGCTTATATCCACAGCCTTAGTCGTGCTGCGATGCGTTCCCTTTCTGGCAACTCCGATTATCAAATCAATCCACGGAGAGCCTTCAGAAAAATCATATTCATCATGA
- a CDS encoding methyltransferase domain-containing protein: protein MHTQLFPDLLERHLVAELMDDPELDAGEHRQALEGLRRINKVSMTTRKLWHSIRKLSRRLKRPLTVLDVACGGGDVLVELGQRARRNHVSLKFTGLDISSTAVQQTQANATQAGVDLETLQFDILGDARLPPHDVVFCSLFLHHLEIPDAVSVLRKMSAAAEHELLVSDLVRSRTGHLLAWVGTRLLSSSKIVHTDGPLSVEAAFTPEELREISLSAELGSAQIQKFFPERMLLRWTPSTSANS from the coding sequence ATGCATACACAACTTTTCCCTGATCTTCTCGAACGGCATTTAGTCGCAGAATTGATGGATGATCCAGAACTTGATGCTGGAGAGCATCGTCAGGCTCTGGAGGGTTTGCGGCGGATCAATAAAGTGTCGATGACGACGAGGAAGCTCTGGCATTCAATTCGGAAGCTCAGCCGTCGTCTTAAGCGGCCTCTCACCGTGCTCGATGTCGCGTGTGGTGGTGGTGATGTCCTCGTGGAGCTAGGTCAGCGAGCACGTCGAAATCACGTTTCGCTGAAATTCACGGGATTGGACATCAGCAGCACCGCTGTTCAACAAACACAAGCGAATGCGACCCAAGCTGGTGTGGACCTTGAAACATTACAGTTTGACATTCTCGGTGATGCTCGCTTGCCGCCCCATGATGTCGTCTTCTGCTCACTTTTCTTACATCACTTAGAGATCCCAGACGCAGTGAGTGTCCTTCGGAAAATGTCCGCCGCAGCAGAACACGAGTTGCTGGTGAGTGATCTGGTTCGCAGCCGAACTGGACATCTCCTTGCCTGGGTGGGAACACGGCTCCTCTCTTCTTCGAAAATTGTTCACACTGATGGACCACTTTCTGTCGAGGCAGCTTTCACTCCCGAAGAACTTCGAGAAATCAGTCTAAGTGCCGAACTGGGATCTGCACAAATTCAGAAGTTTTTCCCTGAGCGAATGCTGCTCCGCTGGACACCTTCAACATCGGCAAATTCGTGA
- a CDS encoding FG-GAP-like repeat-containing protein — MTTTSSSPSEQNGSVRRVVVIGAILLATITLLVVGFSLNQRSAAEEISRARAALDRKDYPRALSLAERSLRLEPLNAKALLIAGQSASGTQDFDKALGYLRQIPDDAGPLTTTAKLETAEILFTHLKRPSKAAEVYRSVLELEPENTLAIHRIAYLLGIGGRNWEVIPYRLQLIRANQASPIDLYLLCDGDSLLQNVDELAEFYQASPEDPLILVGMARQATDRQDFATAEELLRTCLRLSPGDLEAQVKLGELLLEQKRDSDFVAWHSSVSEEIQKHPGYWKLIGNWSRAHSKPREAIRCFWEGLKIDPAQVQSSYQLSQLLQVEDRHEDAERFLDHSKLLERYFTTVSTAWTGENLNAIRQAAELAHSLGMKWEVFGWSSLMQLHHPQIKWPEQMLQLIRPELSALSLDRVVAESNPAFAVDLSNFPLPELNLHESPPQTPDLAESETAATNVRFQDQAAEAGIEMTFYNGAPREHQTRRMYEFNGGGVGVVDFDNDGWPDLYLTQGSDRPKGNPGGSWSDRLYRNLDGIRFVEVSAKSGTTDSHFGGGVTVGDFNNDGLSDLYIANLHTNCFLMNNGDGTFEEITAQTGTAGHEWSSSCLLADLNGDSLPDLYVVNYLGGADVFTRVCAGEGDQPRSCSPRQFPGAQDRLYLNQGEGTFLDITNTSGIELPDGKGLGIVAMSGARAGELNLFVANDAVPNFYLVKSATSPQEQLQFEDQALVSGLAINESGIPEACMGVAAGDANNDGLIDLFVTNFHNESNTLYQQTTDGLFEDSTRANQLHHPSLKMLGFGTQFIDANLNGDLDLIVANGHIDDLSTEGIPFEMPAQFFSNDGQGTFTEVSADSLGPYFKKKILGRGLARLDWNRDGRDDIAVSHLDAPFALLTNKTEDAGHFVSLQLRGTESSRDAIGSLVSVSAGGKHLVRELTAGDGFQASNERRMIIGIGSAETVEKLTIRWPSGMNQKFDKIPVDTELLFIESSSEPLHLPHD, encoded by the coding sequence ATGACCACCACTTCTTCGTCGCCTTCAGAGCAAAATGGGTCTGTACGTAGAGTGGTGGTGATCGGTGCGATCCTTCTTGCAACCATCACTCTTCTCGTGGTTGGTTTTTCTCTCAATCAACGCTCTGCGGCCGAAGAGATCTCACGAGCTAGAGCTGCTTTAGACCGCAAAGATTACCCTCGAGCCTTGTCTCTGGCGGAGCGGTCGCTGCGGCTTGAACCTCTGAACGCCAAGGCCTTGTTGATCGCAGGGCAATCTGCGTCTGGCACTCAAGATTTTGATAAAGCACTGGGGTATCTTCGACAAATTCCCGATGATGCGGGACCGCTGACAACGACGGCAAAACTTGAAACCGCCGAGATTCTTTTTACTCACCTGAAGCGTCCGTCCAAAGCCGCCGAGGTTTATCGCAGCGTCCTGGAACTCGAGCCTGAGAATACGCTCGCCATTCACCGGATCGCTTACCTGCTTGGAATCGGTGGTCGAAACTGGGAAGTGATACCGTATCGCCTGCAACTCATTCGGGCGAACCAGGCGAGCCCGATCGATCTTTATCTGCTTTGTGATGGGGATTCCCTGTTGCAAAACGTCGACGAGCTTGCCGAATTCTATCAGGCCTCTCCGGAAGATCCTCTTATCCTTGTCGGGATGGCGCGGCAGGCAACCGACCGACAGGATTTCGCAACTGCCGAGGAACTCTTAAGAACTTGCCTTCGCTTGAGCCCCGGCGATCTGGAAGCTCAGGTCAAACTCGGGGAGTTGCTGCTGGAGCAGAAGAGGGACTCCGATTTCGTGGCCTGGCACAGTTCCGTTTCTGAAGAGATCCAAAAGCATCCCGGTTACTGGAAACTTATCGGAAACTGGTCACGAGCCCATTCGAAACCTCGAGAAGCGATTCGTTGCTTCTGGGAAGGACTTAAAATCGATCCCGCACAAGTTCAGTCATCGTACCAGTTGTCGCAGTTGTTACAGGTGGAAGATCGTCACGAAGACGCCGAGCGATTCCTGGACCACTCCAAATTACTGGAGAGGTATTTCACGACCGTCAGTACAGCATGGACTGGTGAAAATCTTAACGCCATTCGCCAGGCGGCCGAACTGGCACATTCTCTCGGCATGAAGTGGGAAGTCTTTGGATGGTCTTCGCTGATGCAGTTACATCATCCGCAAATCAAATGGCCGGAGCAGATGCTTCAACTCATCAGGCCCGAACTATCCGCGCTTTCTCTTGATCGAGTCGTCGCTGAATCAAACCCGGCATTCGCTGTGGACCTGTCGAATTTTCCACTCCCTGAACTCAATCTTCATGAGTCGCCTCCACAAACTCCCGATTTAGCAGAGTCCGAGACCGCTGCAACGAACGTTCGTTTTCAGGATCAGGCTGCTGAGGCCGGCATCGAAATGACTTTCTACAACGGTGCCCCGCGTGAACACCAAACGCGTCGGATGTACGAATTCAATGGTGGTGGAGTCGGCGTTGTCGACTTCGACAATGATGGATGGCCGGACCTGTATCTCACTCAGGGAAGTGACAGGCCAAAAGGAAATCCCGGCGGTTCATGGAGTGATCGCCTTTACCGAAACCTCGATGGAATTCGTTTCGTCGAAGTGAGTGCAAAGTCCGGAACAACAGATTCCCATTTTGGCGGCGGAGTCACTGTCGGAGATTTCAACAATGATGGACTTTCCGATTTGTATATTGCCAATCTCCACACCAATTGTTTTTTGATGAATAACGGGGACGGTACCTTCGAGGAGATCACCGCTCAAACAGGGACGGCGGGTCACGAGTGGTCGAGCAGTTGCCTCCTCGCTGATCTCAATGGAGACAGCCTTCCGGACTTGTACGTTGTGAATTATCTGGGTGGAGCAGATGTCTTCACACGGGTTTGCGCTGGAGAAGGAGATCAACCACGAAGTTGCTCCCCACGGCAATTTCCGGGAGCACAAGACCGACTCTACTTAAATCAGGGAGAGGGGACTTTTCTTGACATCACCAACACTTCGGGAATTGAATTGCCCGATGGAAAAGGGCTAGGAATTGTCGCGATGTCGGGCGCAAGAGCAGGGGAGCTGAACCTGTTTGTGGCGAATGACGCTGTCCCGAATTTCTATCTGGTCAAGTCTGCGACGTCACCACAGGAGCAACTGCAATTTGAGGATCAGGCCCTCGTGAGCGGATTGGCAATTAACGAAAGTGGGATTCCCGAAGCATGCATGGGAGTCGCCGCCGGTGACGCGAACAATGATGGACTGATTGATCTGTTCGTGACGAATTTCCATAATGAATCCAACACTCTTTACCAACAGACAACCGATGGGCTATTCGAGGACTCCACTCGCGCGAATCAACTTCATCACCCCAGTTTAAAGATGCTCGGATTCGGGACACAGTTCATCGATGCCAACTTGAATGGGGATCTTGACCTCATTGTTGCAAACGGTCATATCGATGATTTGAGTACCGAAGGAATTCCATTTGAGATGCCTGCTCAGTTTTTCTCAAACGATGGACAGGGGACCTTCACTGAAGTTTCAGCTGACTCTTTAGGCCCATACTTCAAGAAGAAAATCCTCGGTCGCGGACTGGCCCGACTCGATTGGAATCGTGACGGCCGCGATGACATCGCTGTCTCACATCTCGATGCCCCATTTGCCTTATTGACGAATAAAACCGAAGACGCAGGGCACTTCGTCAGCCTTCAACTTCGCGGGACTGAATCCAGCCGCGATGCTATCGGGAGTCTCGTTTCAGTCTCAGCTGGTGGGAAACATCTCGTCCGCGAATTGACAGCGGGCGACGGATTTCAGGCGTCCAACGAAAGACGGATGATCATTGGAATCGGCTCGGCTGAGACTGTCGAGAAATTGACTATCCGCTGGCCTTCAGGGATGAACCAGAAGTTTGATAAGATTCCGGTCGACACCGAACTTTTGTTCATCGAATCAAGCTCAGAACCACTCCACCTTCCGCATGATTGA
- a CDS encoding carboxypeptidase-like regulatory domain-containing protein yields the protein MPYLSRKLGFTLVVLLNLCLIAGCGGGGDKAPSGRVSGSVKLNGEPVFPGKITLTSATIGAAGSADLTSDGEFTFEGPLPVGQYKVYLTSAGLGDSPPSENPKADANKGLKDVPQKYQSETTTDLTATIEEGKNTIPLELSP from the coding sequence ATGCCTTACCTCTCAAGAAAACTTGGATTCACTCTCGTTGTTCTGTTAAACTTGTGCCTCATCGCTGGTTGTGGTGGCGGAGGTGACAAGGCTCCCAGTGGAAGAGTCTCCGGATCAGTCAAGCTGAATGGGGAACCTGTTTTCCCCGGAAAAATCACATTAACATCAGCGACCATCGGGGCTGCTGGCTCGGCAGATCTCACGTCGGACGGAGAATTTACTTTCGAAGGCCCTTTGCCAGTTGGCCAATATAAAGTTTATTTGACCTCTGCTGGACTGGGAGACAGTCCTCCTTCAGAAAATCCAAAAGCAGATGCCAACAAGGGATTGAAGGACGTTCCCCAAAAATATCAAAGCGAAACAACGACAGACCTGACCGCGACAATTGAGGAAGGAAAGAACACTATTCCTCTTGAATTATCGCCCTAA
- a CDS encoding DUF1559 domain-containing protein → MQRYRTKSAKGFTLIELLVVIAIIAILVALLLPAVQQAREAARRTQCKNNLKQMGLALHNYHDVYSTFPIGAQTPYYRANWRASILPYLDQAPLYNQLTQTPRPQHGYAAGSGNTSAGWQLANQALNNQLIPAYKCPSSTTDSFNISTSPVTNNGTPSPDASLGNETAMTMDYVGISGSYSGVAPFNQDCGTEIYGGYACNNGLMRIGAVARMRDARDGTSNTMIIGEQSGLINNRDYRANYYGGWAGYSSINSWGAGVRTIRYSPNPEVAPPGGDQTYNSNGPLTSEHVGGVQIVMGDGSVRFLSENLDINTLWALGSAKDGQVIGEF, encoded by the coding sequence ATGCAACGTTATCGAACTAAATCGGCCAAAGGATTCACACTGATTGAATTGTTGGTTGTCATTGCAATCATCGCGATTTTGGTCGCCCTCTTGCTGCCTGCAGTTCAGCAGGCACGGGAAGCAGCTCGCCGCACTCAGTGCAAAAACAACTTGAAGCAAATGGGGCTGGCTCTACACAACTATCACGACGTGTACTCAACCTTCCCGATCGGTGCACAAACTCCGTACTATCGGGCAAACTGGAGAGCCTCGATCTTGCCTTACCTTGATCAAGCTCCGTTGTACAACCAGTTAACTCAAACTCCACGGCCACAACATGGATATGCTGCAGGGAGCGGCAATACCTCAGCCGGATGGCAACTCGCCAACCAGGCGCTGAACAATCAGCTCATCCCCGCTTATAAATGTCCTTCTTCAACAACCGACAGCTTCAACATTTCAACAAGCCCTGTCACGAACAACGGAACACCTTCCCCTGACGCTTCACTTGGTAACGAGACTGCAATGACGATGGATTACGTCGGCATCAGTGGATCGTATTCTGGTGTGGCTCCTTTCAATCAGGACTGTGGAACAGAGATCTACGGTGGTTACGCATGCAATAACGGACTCATGCGAATTGGTGCCGTGGCAAGAATGCGAGATGCCAGAGATGGTACTTCAAACACTATGATCATCGGAGAACAATCAGGGTTGATCAACAACCGTGACTACCGAGCCAACTACTATGGTGGCTGGGCTGGGTACTCAAGTATCAACAGCTGGGGAGCAGGAGTTCGCACAATTCGATACAGCCCGAACCCAGAAGTTGCTCCTCCAGGTGGCGACCAGACTTACAACTCAAACGGTCCGCTCACTTCAGAGCATGTCGGTGGAGTTCAAATCGTCATGGGTGACGGTTCTGTCCGTTTTCTCTCTGAAAACCTCGATATCAACACTCTTTGGGCACTCGGTAGTGCAAAAGATGGACAGGTCATCGGCGAGTTCTAA
- a CDS encoding DUF1592 domain-containing protein, translating to MPSLVSDCHGTFRSCWILAFCIAASSSTYGAEASSQQSGADSEHGTVVAKFLGQYCTQCHDATTADGEREFETFSLPIKSEQHLITANEIIDQLTLRNMPPIDEDQPTDKQRLTVINALRGSVQDARTQFESSGGRTVMRRLSNREYVNTLATLFDRRVDTLGLTADFPKEETSQQMDNIGKSLVTSGFLLDQYFAAANRLVETRLGKPAMKPKSWHFTDNFRQYEELSGPHRTVFKYEYLCLYEQPNTDTRQGGYGHIEDFLEGVPVSGLYDIEVNVQAMHRDTHYDPKIFRIDFSEPFQLAIVPGDATKGHIHYPQAIEPILASAVVPDDQPEWLSFRVWLEAGQTPRFIFPNGPYESRASVITTNKRYKDEFKNPKVGVSRTSLLREGALPHIKIGEIKVHGPIEEPGGGKEELAVFGKKGFQEDRAIEQLYAFAKRAYRRPLNERDQQRIETLYNKRLADQATPRQAALDTVKMMLCSPSFLYLSEITPEDQSELQSYDLASRLSYALWSAPPDDELFAVAESGRLTDTDELKKQVLRLLNDPRSDEFVNGFLDSWLNLRNIGDLPPPRKSAWEYYAQNLPESMKQEARLFFRSLLDENGSVIDFLDADYTFVDKNLANLYRLPERETLRLADGFQRVSLAGNKQRGGLMGMAGVLTVSANGVETSPVTRGVWVLGNLMGMPPPPPPDEVPAIEPDVSGATSIRERLSIHSTDQTCYVCHRNIDPHGHALESFDPIGRWRSKYPEPKGKKPAPKVDPTGKFPSGETYQDFESFKQVLVKTRLDLFTRTLIEKLLTYSTGRHMERTDQFEIEDILERTKAENYGLQSLVTEVLTSKTFRSR from the coding sequence ATGCCTTCCCTTGTGTCTGATTGTCACGGAACATTTCGTTCCTGCTGGATTCTCGCCTTCTGCATTGCAGCGTCGTCATCGACTTATGGTGCGGAAGCGAGCTCTCAGCAGAGTGGTGCGGATTCAGAGCATGGTACGGTCGTTGCCAAATTTCTTGGGCAATATTGTACCCAGTGTCATGACGCCACCACTGCCGATGGAGAGCGAGAATTCGAAACGTTCTCGCTACCGATCAAATCCGAGCAGCACCTGATCACAGCCAATGAAATCATTGATCAGCTGACGCTCCGGAATATGCCACCTATCGACGAAGATCAGCCAACTGACAAACAGCGTCTGACTGTGATCAACGCTTTGCGAGGCAGCGTCCAAGATGCTCGTACTCAATTCGAAAGCTCGGGGGGACGCACAGTCATGCGCCGGCTTTCTAATCGCGAATATGTCAACACCCTGGCGACTCTCTTCGATCGTCGAGTCGACACACTCGGGTTAACGGCGGACTTCCCAAAAGAAGAGACCAGCCAACAGATGGACAACATCGGCAAGTCTCTGGTGACCTCAGGTTTTTTGCTCGACCAGTACTTTGCAGCAGCCAATCGACTGGTCGAAACACGTCTCGGAAAACCTGCCATGAAACCAAAATCGTGGCACTTCACTGACAATTTTCGACAATATGAAGAACTGTCCGGCCCACACAGGACAGTCTTCAAATATGAATATCTTTGCCTCTACGAGCAGCCTAACACAGATACGCGGCAAGGCGGATATGGACACATCGAGGACTTTCTAGAGGGAGTTCCTGTCTCTGGACTCTATGACATCGAAGTCAACGTTCAAGCCATGCATCGTGACACACACTACGATCCGAAGATTTTCCGAATCGATTTTTCAGAGCCTTTTCAGCTGGCAATCGTTCCGGGCGACGCGACAAAAGGGCACATTCACTACCCGCAAGCCATCGAGCCGATCTTGGCAAGTGCCGTTGTCCCGGATGACCAACCGGAATGGTTGAGTTTTCGTGTCTGGCTTGAAGCAGGACAGACGCCTCGTTTCATCTTTCCGAACGGCCCATATGAGTCACGGGCTTCTGTGATTACAACCAACAAACGCTACAAGGATGAATTCAAGAATCCCAAAGTGGGAGTCAGCCGGACCTCACTTCTTCGGGAAGGAGCACTGCCACATATTAAGATCGGAGAGATAAAAGTCCACGGACCAATTGAGGAACCAGGCGGCGGAAAAGAAGAACTTGCCGTGTTTGGAAAAAAGGGGTTTCAGGAAGACCGTGCGATCGAGCAACTGTATGCCTTTGCAAAACGAGCTTACCGGCGTCCGCTGAATGAACGCGATCAACAACGCATTGAAACTCTGTACAACAAACGCTTGGCTGACCAAGCGACACCACGTCAAGCGGCACTCGACACAGTGAAGATGATGCTTTGCTCGCCATCCTTTCTTTATCTCAGCGAGATCACTCCTGAAGACCAAAGCGAGTTGCAATCGTATGACCTTGCCTCCCGACTTTCTTACGCCCTTTGGTCAGCACCACCCGACGACGAGCTTTTCGCTGTTGCCGAATCTGGTCGTTTGACGGACACGGATGAATTAAAAAAACAGGTTCTTCGCCTGCTTAACGATCCGCGTTCCGATGAATTCGTTAACGGCTTTCTTGATAGCTGGCTCAACCTGCGAAACATTGGTGATCTCCCACCCCCTCGAAAATCTGCCTGGGAGTACTACGCCCAGAATTTGCCCGAATCGATGAAGCAGGAAGCTCGTCTGTTCTTCCGTTCGCTGCTTGACGAAAACGGATCAGTCATTGATTTTCTGGATGCTGACTACACGTTTGTCGACAAGAATCTGGCCAATCTCTACCGGCTCCCCGAACGAGAGACACTCCGCCTGGCTGATGGCTTTCAGCGAGTCAGCCTGGCTGGTAACAAACAGCGTGGCGGCCTGATGGGCATGGCGGGCGTTCTGACCGTCAGCGCCAATGGCGTGGAGACCTCTCCAGTCACACGCGGTGTCTGGGTACTGGGGAACCTGATGGGGATGCCCCCGCCACCACCGCCTGACGAAGTTCCAGCCATCGAACCGGATGTCAGTGGTGCGACCTCGATTCGCGAGAGATTATCAATCCATAGCACTGACCAAACGTGCTACGTTTGTCATCGGAATATCGATCCACACGGCCATGCACTCGAATCCTTCGACCCTATCGGTCGCTGGCGTAGCAAGTACCCTGAGCCGAAAGGAAAGAAGCCGGCTCCCAAGGTCGACCCGACAGGAAAATTTCCCTCAGGAGAAACATATCAGGACTTCGAAAGCTTCAAACAAGTTCTGGTCAAGACCCGCCTCGACCTTTTCACTCGGACCCTGATCGAGAAACTGCTCACTTACTCCACCGGCCGCCATATGGAACGGACAGATCAGTTCGAAATCGAAGACATTTTGGAACGTACGAAAGCTGAAAACTATGGGCTGCAGTCCCTCGTGACAGAAGTTCTGACCTCCAAGACCTTCCGTTCACGATGA